The following DNA comes from Bradyrhizobium sp. SK17.
GTCGAGATGCTTTCGGTGCCGACGATGTCGGCATAGCGCGATGGATGAATCGACAGCATGATCACCATCGGTGTCGGCTGCGTCGCCGCATAGGTGATCTCGAAGCCGACCTTGATCTGCATCGTCAGGCTGTCTCCCGTTCCGCTTCCTCGCCGACCGACACCACCTTGATGTCGACGTCCATGCCGAGATAGGCGTCCGCCGCGCCGAGATAGACGCCGTGCAGCGGGATCGCCTGGCGCGGATCGCGCGCCACCGCGACGCGGATCAGATCGCGGGTGCCGACGATGCCGTTGGTCGGATCGAACTCGATCCAGCCCGCGCTCGGCAGATAGACCTGCACCCAGGCGTGGGTCGAGCCGCCGCCGACATAGCCATGCGCGCTGCCGGGAGGCATCGCGAGATAGCCGGAGACGAAGCGCGCGGCGATGCCGAGCCGGCGCAGCGCCTCGATCATGAACAGCGCATAGTCGCGGCAGGTGCCGGACCGCGTCCGCAGCGTGTCGAGCGGATGCTGGGTGCCCTGCTCGTAGCGCTTGCGATAGCTGAACGCCTCGCGGATGCCATGGGTCATGTCGCTGAGGATCTTGAACGTCAGTGTCGGCGGCTCGCCGTCGAGGAAGCGCCGTGCCCAGGCCGACAGCTCACCGTTCGGGTCGCCATATTGCGGCGTGATGAACTGCTGTAGATCGGGGAATTCCTCATCGTCGTAGAGAAACGGATAGAAATAGGCCGGGTCGTCGGGCGTCAGCGCGAACCTGTCGGCCGGATTGTGCTCGACGGTCGCCGTCGAGACGAACGACAGCGTATCGGCGCGTTCGTCGAAGGTCGCGATCGCGACGCTGTTGCCGAACACGTCATGGATCCAGCGCAGCGACATCGGCATCGGGTCGATGACCAGCGCGCTGTCGAGCACGCATAGGTCATGGCCGTCGCGCGGGCGCAGCATGAGGCGGTGTTCGCCGAACGCCACCGGACGGGCGTAGCGATAAACGGTCTTGTGATTGATGGTCAGCAGCGGCATCGTCAAATAATCATGGTGATTTGGGCCGCCAAATCTATAGAGAATGCTGCCCGATTCCAAACCAGCATGCCGCTCGAATAGGCAAAGTTGAGGAAAAAGCCCGTGAATCACGCCGGTGGTCCCTCCGTTCTGCTCGCGAACACCGACGTTTCACCGGTTCTTGAACACAATCCCGGCGGCCGGTCGCCGTTCCTATTCACCTGCGATCATTTTGGCAGGCTGATTCCCTCCCCGCTCGGCGACCTCGGCCTGCCCGAAAGCGAGCTCGTGCGCCACATCGCCTGGGACATCGGCATCGCCGGCGTCGCCAAACAGCTCTCCGACCGGCTCGACGTGCACCTGATCGCGCAGCGCTACTCGCGCCTCGTGATCGACTGCAACCGCCCACCGCATGTCGCAAGCTCGATCCCGCTGATCAGCGAAGCCACCACGGTGCCGGGCAATGAGGGCCTGTCGCGCGACGCCGCCGAGTTGCGCCGCGCCCAGATCTTCGATCCCTATCACGCCCGCATCGACGAGATCATCGACGCGCGCGCGCGTCAGGGCATGCCGACCGTGCTGGTGTCGCTGCACAGCTTCACGCCGATCTACGCCGGCATCGCTCGTCCCTGGCACATCGGCACGCTCTACCATCGCGACACGATGTTGCCGCCGCTGCTGCTGAAGCATCTGCGCGCGGAGGGCGATCTCGTGGTCGGCGACAACGAGCCCTATGCGGTCAGCGACGAGACCGACTACACGATCCCGGTGCACGGCGAGAAGCGCGGCCTGATGAATTCCGGCATCGAGATCCGGCAGGACCTGATCTCCGACCAGGCCGGCGAGACGGCATGGGCCGAACGGCTGGCGCGCATCCTCGGCGAGATCGAGACGACGCTGCGCGCCGAAGCTCTGATCTAGGACGTCGTCCGTTCAGTTCGGCCGGCGTCGCCAGATGTACAGCAAATAAAGCAGCACGGGCAGGCCGAGCGCCACCCAGGAGACGGCATCCCACCAGCCGTCGCCGACCAGCGCGCTGATCAAGCCCACCGTGCTCACGATTGCGATCACGAGCGGGACGGCGAAGATCTGGTTCAATGAGCGATGTGCGACCATGCTGACGTCACGAGGTGAGTGCGGGATTTTCGATCGACGCGGCGTTGGCGATGGCGCGCTCCTGGCTCACCCCCGCTTTGCGGCGGCGCAGCCACAGATACACGCCGGTGACCAGGATGAAGATGGTCAGGATGTCGAGCAGCGCCCAGATGATCTTGAGCGGCATGCCGCCATAGTCGCCGAAATGCAGCGGCTGCGAGACGAACAACGTCGTCACATACCACGGCATATCCCTCGTGTCGGTCAGCTTGCCGGTCTCGGCATCGATCAGCGCCGGCTTGAGCAGCCGCGAGGTCAGCGGCGTATCGCCACGCAGGAACACAGCGTAGTGGCTCTTGCTGCTGAACAGGGTTCCCGGGAAGGCGACGAAGCTCGGCGTCATTCCCGGTACGGCGTGCGTCGCCACCTCGACGGCGGAGTTCAGCGAGGTCAGCTTGGCGGGCACCGGCCGATCCTTGTACTGCGCGGTCATTTCCGCGAGTTGGCCGAACTGCCACATCTTGACCACGAGATCGGCCCAGGTGTTGATCACGCCGGTGAAACCCACGACCAGCGTCCAGGCGACGAGCAGGATGCCCGCGAGATTGTGCACGTCGAGCCAGCGCACGACCCGGGTCCGCTGCGCGCGGTAGGCGCCAAACCGCAGCTTCCGCATCGACGGCGCATAGACGACGATCCCGGAGATGATCGCGACGCAGAACAGGATCCCCATCAATCCGAGGAACAGCTTGCCGGGCAGACCCGCGAACATGTCGGTGTGCAGCTTCAGCATGATGTAGGTGAAGCGGCCGGTGACGTCGGGCGCGTCGAGGTAGGCTCCGGTATGGCTATCCATGCGGATCAGGCGATTGTTGCTCGGATCGGCGTCGATCGTCGGACCGACGCTGACGAACATGGCGTTGGGATCGTCGCGATCCCAGATCAGGAAGTGCGGTACCTGACCCGGCGTCTGCGCCAACGCGTTGGCGAGCAGATGGTCCAGATTGGCCGGCGGCGTGCCGGGAGGCACGTCGGCGGCCTTGACCTGGCTGTGCAGGAGGTCGTCGATCTCGTCGTGGAAGATCAACGGCAGGCCCGTGACGCACAGGAGCAGCATGAACAAGGTGCAGATCAGGCTGGTCCATTTGTGGACCGCGCCCCATCGCCGCAGTGATTTGGTCGTCGCAGTCAATTTCGTTGCCTAGTTCCAAGTGTACTTCATCGTGCCCAGCACCGTCCGGCCGTTGCCGAGACCGCAATAGGGCAGGCCGGTCAAGCAGGACGCCACATAGAAATGGTCGGTCAAATTGGTCACGTTGACCTGGGCCTTCCAACCCTTCCAGTCTGGCCTGAGATAGGCGAAGTCGTAGCTGACGGCCGCGTCGAGCAACGCATAGGAGGGTATGACGAAGGTGTTGAAGTTGTCGCCGTAGGTCTCACCGACATAGCGCACGCCGAGGCCGAGTCCAAGGCCCGCAAGCGCGCCGTCGTACCAGGTATACTTGCCCCAGATCGAACCCTGATCCCTCGCCGTGTTCATCATGTACTTGCCGGCATAGCCGGCGATGCTCGTGGTCACGCGCGGATCGAGATGGGTGTAACCCGCCGTGATTTCGAGCTCCCGGGTCAGATTGCCCTTCAACTCGAGCTCGAAGCCGCGTACGCGCACGGCATCGGTCTGTACGTTGAAGATCGGATTTGCCGGATCCGCGGTCAGCACGTCCTGCTGACGGATGTCGAACACCGCCGCCGTCACCATGAAGTTCGAGCCGTTCGGCTTGAACTTGACGCCGACCTCGCCCCCCTCGCCCGTCGTCGGCCTGAAAGAGCGGCCGGCGCTATCGGCGCCGAGATTCGGGGTGAATGATGTCGAATAACTGATGTAGGGCGACAGGCCGACATCGAACAGGTAGTTCAGGCCGACGCGACCGGTTTGTGCCGAGTCATCGCGCGAATAGTGGCCGGGCGGCGGATAGAACGCCAGACTGTTGAAGCCGGAACTCACCCAGTCCTGGCGACCGCTCATCGTCAACGTCCAGCGATCGAGCTTGACCTGGTCCTGTATGTAGGCCCCCACCTGCGATTGCTTGTCGTCGCGCAGGATGAACGAAGGTAGCGCGTTGAAGGACGGCACGGCGGCGCCATAGACCGGATTATAGGCGTCGATCGGCGCGATCGGCGTGGTGCGATAGTCCGTGCGAGCCCACAGATCGAAGTAGTCGACGCCGGCCAGCACCTTGTGGACCAGCGGCCCGGTGGCAAAGTCCGCCTGCAACTGATTGTCGAGCGCAACGTTGGCGGCATTGGCCTTGACGTAATTGTAGGTGCGCGCGACCAGTCGGTCCGTCACCATGCCTTCGGTCCGCACCGACGCCAGGTCATTGCTGACCTCTGTGTAGCGGAGATTCTGCCGGAACTGGAAAATGTTGTCGAAGCGGTGCTCGAACGCGTAGCCGACCGCGAACTGCTCGAGATGGTAGCCATCCAATCCGGGCTCGCCGAGGTACCGGCCATAGGGAATATGGCCGTTGGGGTTGGGCAGGAACGACACCTGTCCGGGCACATATTGCTGATAACCCTTGTTGTCGACCTTCTGATACTGCGAGAGGATCGTGAAGCTGGTGTCGGAGGTCGGGCGCCAGGTCAAGCTCGGCGCAATGAACAGCTTGTTGTCCTGGACGTAGTTGGTCTGACTGTTGCTGTCACGGCCAAGGCCGACGATGCGGTAGAGGACCTGGCCGTTCTTGTCGACCGGACCACCGATATCGAAGGCGCCCTGGAAGCGATCGAACGAACCGAAGCTGCCCTCGACTTCATAGTGCGGGGTATCGGTCGGCCGCTTGCTGACCATGTTGAGCAGGCCGCCGGGATCCGACTGCCCGTAAAGACCGGACGATGGGCCCTTCAAGACCTCGACCCGCTCGAGCCCGTAGGTCTCGATCCGTGGCACCGCGAATGTCGTCGCATCCGTGGGGAGCCGCAAGCCGTCCAGATAGCGCGGCGCAGTGAAGCCGCGCAGCTTGAACTCGTCGAAAAAGGCGTTGGCGCCAAAGCTCTCGATCGTAACGCCGGGTGTGTAGCGCAGCGCTTCGGTGATGTTCTGCGCGCCCTGCGCCTCGATCTGGTCCTTGGTGACGATCGAGATCGACTGCGGCGTAGTAAGGACCGGGCTGTCGGTCTTGGTTGCGGTGACGCTCTGGCTTGCGAGATAGCCGGTGACCGGCCCATTGCCGCGCTCTCCGATGGAGCCGGCACCGCGTGGCGGAGCGCTCTGCGCCTGCGCGGGTGCCCGGTTCGCGGTGGCGCGCGAACCGGTCCGCGCAGCCCGTGCCGATCGGCGCGCCGGCTGCGTACGCCGCGCCTGCTGCTGTTGCTTCGGCGCCTCCACCGTCACCGGAGGCAAGGCCGACTGCGCCACGCCTTCACGCGGCATCACGACACTCAACACAAACAAACCGCTGCAGGCCATATATCCGGCCGCCGCCGTCACTCCGCGACGAAACATCTGACCCCCGTCAACTTACATCGCCCTCATCTTTCGCCGTCACTAGCATGACCAACGAAGAGCGCTGCCGATCGGCGGTTAGAACACGTCCAGTATTGGTCCAATCGTTGCGGGTGTTGCGAGCAGGCAACGCGCGCGCCCTATCGGCTTGCGACAACACGCCTCAGCTTTCGAACGGTTCTAAGGATTGCTCCAGTGTATTTTCTGCGCCGTGGCATTTGGCGCATCTGCGCGAAGCAACGACATGGCGCGCTTCAGTGCGGCTTGCCGAGTACCGATGCGAAGGACAGGATCACGATCTCCTCGCCGGCCTCGTCGCTGACATGCACGGCCCAGTCGCGCCAGTCTTCCATGCTGGCCGATGCGACCAGCGCTCGCATCATGCCGGTCGCCGCCTCGCAGGCCTCCGCAAGGCTGGTCACCGCGGTGCCGCGGCGGTCCATCAACACGCCGCGTGTGTTCGAGCAATGGAAGTAGACCTGAGCCATCTGCGTATCCTCGCAAGCCGCGGGCGAGCAGGCTCGCCTGCATGACGAAGCTTTACGCAACTGGGGCGCAAGCATCCGTGATGCATTTCACACAGGCCTCGGCGGACCCGGCCGGCCGCTTCACCAAATCGCGATTTGACAGTTCGTCTATTCTTGTCAAAATCGTCAAATGGGACCGAAAGACCGTATTCTCGATGCCACCATGCTGGTGTTCCGCCGGCACGGCTTCCGCCGCTCCTCGATCGAGCAGGTCGCCGAAGCGGCCGGGCTGACGCGGCAGGCGCTCTATCATCATTTCGAATCCAAGGAAGCGCTGTTCCGCGCCGTGATCGAGCGCGTGCATGAGGCTGCGATCGCGGCCGAGGACGCGGCCGTTACCGAGGCTGAGACGGCCGGCGGCGATCTCGGCGATATCCTGGCCGCGGGCATGACCGCGCGGATGTCGACCATGATCGGATCGCTGGACGGCTCGCCGCATCTCGAGGAGCTGTATTCCGAGCACCTCGTGCACGCGCGCGACCTCTACCAGACCTATGCCGCGCGCTATGCGGAGCGCATGGTCGCGACCATCTCGCGGATCGTGCGCACGCAGCAGCTCGCGCTGCCGCAGCAGCTTTCGCCGGCCGAATTTGCCCGGCTGGTCGAAATGGCGATGTACGCCGCGAAGTCGCAATACCCGGCGATGCAGCCGGCCGAGGCGTTCCTGAAGGACATGGCGGTGATGGTGCGGACGCTCTGCGCGGGCGCCAAACCGAAATCGGAATCAAAATCCGCGCCGAAATCGCACAAGCCGCCCGTCACGAAGGCGGCGCTCCGGAAAAAGCCGACACGCAGGACGACTGGAGGACATCCATGACCACGACGACCATCAACGGCCGCGCGGCTTCCCTGCCCGACGATCCCGACGCGCTGCTGATCGAGGTGGTGCGCGACCAGCTCAAGCTCACCGGCACCAAGCTCGTGTGCGGTGGCGGCGTCTGCGGCGCCTGCACCGTGCTGGTCGATGGCGCGCCGGTCGCAAGCTGCCTGATGCCGGCGCATGCCGCCTCCGGAAAATCGGTGACGACGGTGGAGGGCATCGGCGCGGCCCAGCTGCATCCGGTGCAGAAGGCATTCATGGCGCATGACGCCCTGCAATGCGGCTTCTGCACGCCGGGCTTCATCGTGGAAGCCACCGCGTTCTGCGACCGCTGGCGCGCGACCAGGGGAACGGCGGTGCCGACGCGCGAGGAGATCGGCGCGGCGCTGTCGGGCCATCTCTGCCGCTGTGGCGCCTATGACGGGATTTTCCGCGCGGTCGCCGATGCATGCGCCGGCCGGTTCGACGGCGACAATATCGCAGCGCCCCGCATCGAGGCGCGCGACAAGGTGACGGGCGCGGCGAAATACACCGTCGACATCAATCACGACGGCCAGCTCGAAGGCCTGATCCTGCGCTCGCGCGAGGCCCATGCGCGGATCGCCACGCTCGATCTTGCGCCGGCGCGCGCGCTGGCCGGCGTCACCGCGGTGTCGTTGATCGGCGACGACCGGATCGTGCGCTATGTCGGCGAGCCGATCGCGGCGGTCGCGGCGAAAGACCGCAAGACGGCGCTTGCCGCGCTGGCCGCAATCAAGCTGACCAGCGAACGCCTGCCCGCGGTGATCGGGCTCGACGCCGGCCGCAGAGACGACGCGCCCGTGGTGTTCGACCGCGCGAGCCGGAAGCGGGCCGGCAACGTGTCGGAGGCCGCCGGCGGACCGGCACCATGGAAGCAGAACATCCGCGGACCGACCGCGGTGTTCTCGACCCGCGCCAAGAAGGCCCGCAACTGGGTCGATGAGGCGCGCCAGGCGAGCAACAAGCTGCTGGTCGAAGCCACCTTCCGCACCGCCACGCAGCAACATGCCTGTCTCGAGCCGCACGCCGCGGTGGCGCGCTTCGACGGCGACCGGCTGACCCTGCACGCCTCGACCCAGCAGGTGTTTCACCTCAAGGAGCAGATCGCCAAGCGCTACAAGCTCGAGCACGACAAGGTCCGCGTGATTGCCGATCACGTCGGCGGCGGCTTCGGATCGAAGGCAAGCCTCGGCGTGGAGACGATTGCCGCGATCGAGCTGGCGCGCGAGGCGAAAGCCCCGGTGCGCGTGGTCTACGACCGGCATGAAGAGCTCTCGGTCGCCGGCTATCGACCGGCCGCGGAATTGAAGGTCGCGCTGCTGCCCTCCGAGCGGGGCGCGCTGAAGGCGCTCTCCGTCACCGCCCATGCCGATACGGGCGCTGCCACCAACTCGACGATCGCGGGCCTCGCGCGGCTGATCTATCCGGCCGAGGCGAAGGACCTGTCGGATTTCGACGTCATCAGCAACCTGCCGCCCGGCGCCGCCTTCCGCGGCCCCGGCGGCCCGCCAATGGCCTTCGCGGTCGAGCAGGCAATCGACGAGGCCGCGCTGCGGCTCAAGGTCGACCCGATCGCGCTGCGCAAGCGCTGGGATCCCGATCCCAACCGGCAGCGGCTGTACGATTGGGCCTCCGGGCTCGAGGTGTGGCGCAGCCGCAAGCCACAGCAGAACGGGCGCTATCGCCGCGGCATCGGGATGGCGACCGGCTACTGGCTGTATCTCTGGCAGCCCAATGTGAAGGTCGAGGTCGCGGTCAAGGGCGGCCGCATCGTCGCCAGCACCGCGACGCAGGACATCGGCACCGGCACCCGCAGCGTGCTCGCCGACACCATCGCGCGCGAGTTCGATCTCGAACCTGCCGACATCGACGTGCGGATCGGTGATTCCGCGCTGCCCGAAGGGCCGGGCTCCGGCGGCAGCCGCGTCACCGCCTCGGTGCTGCCGCCGACGATCCTTGCCGTCCGGAAACTCAAAGCCGCGATGCTCGAACAGGCGACGCGAAAGCCCGCGCCCGGCTCCAACGCGCCGTGGCGCGAGCTGATCGCGCGCTCGCCCGACATCGCGGTGACCGAGACGCGTGGCGAGGACGGCAAGAACACCGCGCCCGGCATCCGCTCGCCGCTGCGCGAGGTCGGCCTGATCGGCATGGTGTTCGGCTGGATGATGCGCCGCTTCTCCAACATCGCGGTCGGCGCCGGCGTGCCGAGCTCGGTGCAGGTGATCGAGGTCGAGGTCGACACCTGGCTCGGCCATGTCCGCGTGCTCAACGTGCATACCGGCATCGCGGTCGGAAAGATCGCGGCGCCCGCGCTGGCACGCAGCCAGGCCTGCGGCGCCGTGATCCAGGGCCTCGGCTATGCGCTCTACGAGGCGCGCGAGCTCGATCCGACCAATGGCGACGTGCTGACCGCGGGAATGGAGGATTATCGCATCCCCGGCATCGCCGA
Coding sequences within:
- a CDS encoding transglutaminase family protein, producing the protein MPLLTINHKTVYRYARPVAFGEHRLMLRPRDGHDLCVLDSALVIDPMPMSLRWIHDVFGNSVAIATFDERADTLSFVSTATVEHNPADRFALTPDDPAYFYPFLYDDEEFPDLQQFITPQYGDPNGELSAWARRFLDGEPPTLTFKILSDMTHGIREAFSYRKRYEQGTQHPLDTLRTRSGTCRDYALFMIEALRRLGIAARFVSGYLAMPPGSAHGYVGGGSTHAWVQVYLPSAGWIEFDPTNGIVGTRDLIRVAVARDPRQAIPLHGVYLGAADAYLGMDVDIKVVSVGEEAERETA
- a CDS encoding N-formylglutamate amidohydrolase → MNHAGGPSVLLANTDVSPVLEHNPGGRSPFLFTCDHFGRLIPSPLGDLGLPESELVRHIAWDIGIAGVAKQLSDRLDVHLIAQRYSRLVIDCNRPPHVASSIPLISEATTVPGNEGLSRDAAELRRAQIFDPYHARIDEIIDARARQGMPTVLVSLHSFTPIYAGIARPWHIGTLYHRDTMLPPLLLKHLRAEGDLVVGDNEPYAVSDETDYTIPVHGEKRGLMNSGIEIRQDLISDQAGETAWAERLARILGEIETTLRAEALI
- a CDS encoding PepSY domain-containing protein gives rise to the protein MLLLCVTGLPLIFHDEIDDLLHSQVKAADVPPGTPPANLDHLLANALAQTPGQVPHFLIWDRDDPNAMFVSVGPTIDADPSNNRLIRMDSHTGAYLDAPDVTGRFTYIMLKLHTDMFAGLPGKLFLGLMGILFCVAIISGIVVYAPSMRKLRFGAYRAQRTRVVRWLDVHNLAGILLVAWTLVVGFTGVINTWADLVVKMWQFGQLAEMTAQYKDRPVPAKLTSLNSAVEVATHAVPGMTPSFVAFPGTLFSSKSHYAVFLRGDTPLTSRLLKPALIDAETGKLTDTRDMPWYVTTLFVSQPLHFGDYGGMPLKIIWALLDILTIFILVTGVYLWLRRRKAGVSQERAIANAASIENPALTS
- a CDS encoding TonB-dependent siderophore receptor produces the protein MACSGLFVLSVVMPREGVAQSALPPVTVEAPKQQQQARRTQPARRSARAARTGSRATANRAPAQAQSAPPRGAGSIGERGNGPVTGYLASQSVTATKTDSPVLTTPQSISIVTKDQIEAQGAQNITEALRYTPGVTIESFGANAFFDEFKLRGFTAPRYLDGLRLPTDATTFAVPRIETYGLERVEVLKGPSSGLYGQSDPGGLLNMVSKRPTDTPHYEVEGSFGSFDRFQGAFDIGGPVDKNGQVLYRIVGLGRDSNSQTNYVQDNKLFIAPSLTWRPTSDTSFTILSQYQKVDNKGYQQYVPGQVSFLPNPNGHIPYGRYLGEPGLDGYHLEQFAVGYAFEHRFDNIFQFRQNLRYTEVSNDLASVRTEGMVTDRLVARTYNYVKANAANVALDNQLQADFATGPLVHKVLAGVDYFDLWARTDYRTTPIAPIDAYNPVYGAAVPSFNALPSFILRDDKQSQVGAYIQDQVKLDRWTLTMSGRQDWVSSGFNSLAFYPPPGHYSRDDSAQTGRVGLNYLFDVGLSPYISYSTSFTPNLGADSAGRSFRPTTGEGGEVGVKFKPNGSNFMVTAAVFDIRQQDVLTADPANPIFNVQTDAVRVRGFELELKGNLTRELEITAGYTHLDPRVTTSIAGYAGKYMMNTARDQGSIWGKYTWYDGALAGLGLGLGVRYVGETYGDNFNTFVIPSYALLDAAVSYDFAYLRPDWKGWKAQVNVTNLTDHFYVASCLTGLPYCGLGNGRTVLGTMKYTWN
- a CDS encoding TetR/AcrR family transcriptional regulator; the encoded protein is MGPKDRILDATMLVFRRHGFRRSSIEQVAEAAGLTRQALYHHFESKEALFRAVIERVHEAAIAAEDAAVTEAETAGGDLGDILAAGMTARMSTMIGSLDGSPHLEELYSEHLVHARDLYQTYAARYAERMVATISRIVRTQQLALPQQLSPAEFARLVEMAMYAAKSQYPAMQPAEAFLKDMAVMVRTLCAGAKPKSESKSAPKSHKPPVTKAALRKKPTRRTTGGHP
- a CDS encoding molybdopterin-dependent oxidoreductase, giving the protein MTTTTINGRAASLPDDPDALLIEVVRDQLKLTGTKLVCGGGVCGACTVLVDGAPVASCLMPAHAASGKSVTTVEGIGAAQLHPVQKAFMAHDALQCGFCTPGFIVEATAFCDRWRATRGTAVPTREEIGAALSGHLCRCGAYDGIFRAVADACAGRFDGDNIAAPRIEARDKVTGAAKYTVDINHDGQLEGLILRSREAHARIATLDLAPARALAGVTAVSLIGDDRIVRYVGEPIAAVAAKDRKTALAALAAIKLTSERLPAVIGLDAGRRDDAPVVFDRASRKRAGNVSEAAGGPAPWKQNIRGPTAVFSTRAKKARNWVDEARQASNKLLVEATFRTATQQHACLEPHAAVARFDGDRLTLHASTQQVFHLKEQIAKRYKLEHDKVRVIADHVGGGFGSKASLGVETIAAIELAREAKAPVRVVYDRHEELSVAGYRPAAELKVALLPSERGALKALSVTAHADTGAATNSTIAGLARLIYPAEAKDLSDFDVISNLPPGAAFRGPGGPPMAFAVEQAIDEAALRLKVDPIALRKRWDPDPNRQRLYDWASGLEVWRSRKPQQNGRYRRGIGMATGYWLYLWQPNVKVEVAVKGGRIVASTATQDIGTGTRSVLADTIAREFDLEPADIDVRIGDSALPEGPGSGGSRVTASVLPPTILAVRKLKAAMLEQATRKPAPGSNAPWRELIARSPDIAVTETRGEDGKNTAPGIRSPLREVGLIGMVFGWMMRRFSNIAVGAGVPSSVQVIEVEVDTWLGHVRVLNVHTGIAVGKIAAPALARSQACGAVIQGLGYALYEARELDPTNGDVLTAGMEDYRIPGIADTPEIDVHFDEAGFDHVLGNSVGIGEASTVPTSAAVANAIHDAIGIRLTEIPIRPDRIVAALKGRTAA